One stretch of Arachis duranensis cultivar V14167 chromosome 1, aradu.V14167.gnm2.J7QH, whole genome shotgun sequence DNA includes these proteins:
- the LOC107470401 gene encoding uncharacterized protein LOC107470401, whose amino-acid sequence MASEESFVVLVHHRGSIKRKTRSGVKFTNKDPLCIIVKPTTRYEDLVSSVLLKLGLEGVKRVKKFFYQIPITVLQETVKYDCFTIGSDEDLHVMFHCRRQFPEVRTPELLAKLVDAVSSSRGSNRNTTTLATVAGSSSRPAVASSSIPAYEPPVQPVVSPSFAVDLNSRVGDEVGEGEYLRTSLQCAVPAGVGDGFLDDPEDDDVEPDMIADDSGDDVGAIEPAGAGGGSSSGTQQYPPHFSSLDLDAMRQEGFPGQPAGFCARDAEGSAGLTEFQRKGVWEVKRYNGPHTCLATSISSDHRSLDYHVISAFIMPMVRADASVSINVLLNATATHFGFRPTYRRVWLAKQKAVALIYGDWDESYNELPRWVLGVQLTMAGTVAVLRTSPVRVGGYKYGGTLLVAIAQDGNSNILPVAFALVEGENAESWSFFFSHLREHVTPQPGLLVISDRHNGIKAALEAPDGG is encoded by the exons atggctagtgaggagagtttCGTAGTGTTGGTTCACCACAGAGGATCCATTAAGAGGAAAACTCGTTCCGGTGTGAAGTTCActaataaggatcctctctgTATTATCGTCAAGCCTACGACGAGGTATGAGGACCTTGTTAGCTCTGTACTGCTGAAACTTGGTCTAGAAGGTGTGAAACGGGTTAAGaagtttttttatcaaattccaATCACGGTGCTCCAGGAAACCGTGAAGTACGATTGTTTCACAATCGGGAGTGATGAGGACTTGCATGTCATGTTTCATTGTCGCCGGCAGTTTCCAGAGGTGAGGACACCAGAACTTTTGGCAAAGTTGGTTGACGCGGTGTCCAGCTCGAGGGGTTCAAACCGGAATACCACCACTTTAGCCACGGTAGCCGGTTCTAGCTCCAGACCAGCCGTTGCATCTTCCTCCATCCCTGCGTACGAGCCACCCGTCCAACCTGTCGTCTCTCCATCGTTCGCTGTTGATCTCAACAGCAGGGTAGGCGACGAGGTCGGAGAAGGGGAATATCTGCGGACCTCTTTACAGTGTGCTGTACCGGCTGGGGTTGGAGATGGATTCTTGGATGATCCAGAGGACGATGATGTCGAGCCGGATATGATTGCTGATGACAGTGGCGATGATGTTGGAGCAATTGAGCCTGCTGGGGCGGGCGGTGGTTCTAGCTCTGGCACGCAGCAGTACCCTCCACATTTTTCCTCTTTGGACTTGGATGCCATGAGGCAGGAGGGGTTTCCTGGGCAGCCGGCTGGATTTTGCGCTAGAGATGCTGAAGGGTCTGCAGGTCTGACAGAGTTTCAG CGAAAGGGAGTTTGGGAGGTCAAACGTTACAACGGACCGCATACTTGTCTCGCCACCTCCATTTCCAGCGACCACAGGAGTTTAGATTACCATGTGATATCAGCATTCATTATGCCAATGGTTAGGGCTGATGCATCCGTCAGTATCAATGTGCTCCTAAATGCCACCGCCACACACTTTGGGTTTAGGCCGACTTACAGGAGGGTCTGGTTGGCGAAGCAGAAGGCTGTTGCCCTCATCTATGGTGACTGGGACGAGTCGTACAACGAGCTCCCAAGGTGGGTGTTAGGAGTCCAGTTGACGATGGCTGGTACAGTTGCAGTCCTAAGGACGAGCCCTGTTCGTGTCGGTGGATA CAAGTATGGGGGAACGTTGCTTGTCGCGATTGCACAGGACGGGAACTCCAACATACTCCCTGTTGCATTCGCATTAGTCGAGGGTGAGAATGCTGAGTCGTGGTCCTTCTTTTTCTCCCACCTGCGTGAGCATGTGACACCGCAGCCGGGTCTGCTGGTTATCTCGGACAGGCATAACGGCATCAAGGCTGCGCTTGAGGCTCCTGACGGAGGCTAG